The proteins below come from a single Acidobacteriota bacterium genomic window:
- the rpsJ gene encoding 30S ribosomal protein S10, giving the protein MEKIRIRLKSFDHRLLDQSVKDIVIKAKRTGARIAGPIPLPTRMHRFCVLRSPHVDKKSREHFEMRIHKRLIDISEYNNETIEELQKLDLPAGIDVEIQAFGAGGD; this is encoded by the coding sequence ATGGAAAAGATCCGAATCCGACTGAAATCTTTCGACCACCGGCTGCTGGACCAGTCCGTCAAGGACATTGTGATCAAGGCTAAAAGAACAGGTGCGCGGATCGCCGGTCCCATTCCGCTGCCGACCCGCATGCATCGCTTTTGCGTCCTCCGTTCTCCTCATGTGGACAAGAAATCGCGAGAGCACTTCGAGATGCGGATTCACAAAAGGCTGATCGACATCAGCGAATACAATAACGAGACCATCGAAGAGCTGCAGAAACTCGACCTGCCGGCCGGGATTGATGTGGAGATCCAGGCCTTCGGGGCGGGAGGGGATTGA